ACAAAGCATAAGCAGTGACTTATGTATCGCCCATGCGACGTGGGGCCGAGCACCAGGTGTTCCAGGCGCTCGCCGACCCGAGCCGCCGGGCGATCTACGAGGCGCTCGCCCGCGGCGAGGCGGCGGTCCAGGACATCACCGTGCGCTTCGCGCTCTCGCAGCCCGCGGTCTCCCAGCATCTCGCCACGTTGAAGGCGGCCGGCTTGGTGAGCGGCCGGCGCGAGGGGCGCCACGTCTACTACCGGGTCGAGCCGCGCGGGCTCGAGCCGCTCGTCGACTGGATCG
The sequence above is a segment of the Gemmatimonadetes bacterium T265 genome. Coding sequences within it:
- a CDS encoding transcriptional regulator, with translation MTYVSPMRRGAEHQVFQALADPSRRAIYEALARGEAAVQDITVRFALSQPAVSQHLATLKAAGLVSGRREGRHVYYRVEPRGLEPLVDWIAYYRAFWTEHVDRLEHLLERMDG